One genomic segment of Bacteroidales bacterium includes these proteins:
- a CDS encoding TonB-dependent receptor, with protein sequence MKKIISTLFFIGLFFIGFSQTISVKDAETGRPLQLVSLVSESPKTSVTTNQQGNAEFSGFKGAEVIEIRLLGYQSMILSYAAIEQNGFIVKLSQTQLSLDEIVISATRWEQNKRDIPNKITSISVKQVALQNPQTAADLLGTSGEVFIQKSQQGGGSPMIRGFATNRLLYTIDGVRMNTAIFRSGNIQNVISLDPFAIENTEVFFGPGSIIYGSDAIGGVMSFRTLTPQFSQNEEHLVTGKAVMRYSSANNEKTGHFDISAGWKKWAFTSSVTSYDYSNLLMGSKNGPDEYLKPYYVQRIDSVDHVFTNENQEIQNPTAYTQINFMQKVRFQPNKHWDIQYGFHYSETSNYSRYDRLIETSPSGLPVYAVWDYGPQKWMMNFLGITHESDNLFYNQMNLRIAFQNFGESRIDRRLNNTRLRTQTEEVEALSMNVDFVKLSGDHKLFYGFEYVINDVVSDGKAQNIKTGAPIRVPDRYPASTWQSAGVYLNYQYRFSEKTLLQAGMRYSHFAIESDFSDLLEFYPLPYNKVELNNDAVTGSVGVVFKPSAEWTLSADASTGFRAPNVDDIGKMFDFQAGDVIVPNPELKAEYAYNGEINIARIFNDKVKIDITGFYTLLDDAMVRREYTLNGQDSILYNGEMSKVYAIQNAAKANVYGINAGLEFKLGQGFGISGRFNYQHGEEEMDDGMISPSRHAAPWFGVARLTYIKNRINMQLYTMFSNEVNYENLNPEEQQKDVIYAEDENGNPYSPSWHTLNFKAMYQVTDYLSASAGLENITDQRYRPYSSGLVAPGRNFIISLILNF encoded by the coding sequence ATGAAAAAAATAATATCAACCCTATTTTTTATCGGGTTATTCTTTATTGGATTTTCACAAACTATCAGTGTAAAAGACGCAGAGACCGGACGACCATTGCAGTTAGTAAGTCTGGTAAGTGAAAGCCCTAAAACTTCTGTTACAACAAATCAGCAGGGGAACGCCGAATTTTCAGGCTTCAAAGGCGCTGAAGTGATAGAGATCAGGCTGTTGGGTTACCAGTCAATGATTCTGAGTTATGCTGCAATCGAGCAAAATGGATTTATAGTGAAACTGTCACAAACTCAATTGTCGCTTGATGAAATCGTGATTTCGGCCACGCGATGGGAGCAGAACAAACGCGACATTCCTAACAAAATCACCTCTATCAGTGTGAAACAAGTCGCTTTGCAAAATCCGCAAACCGCAGCTGACCTTCTTGGAACTTCCGGCGAAGTTTTTATCCAGAAAAGCCAGCAGGGAGGCGGAAGCCCGATGATACGTGGTTTTGCAACCAACCGTTTGCTTTACACCATCGACGGAGTGAGGATGAACACCGCCATCTTCAGGTCAGGTAATATCCAGAATGTGATCTCCCTCGACCCTTTTGCGATCGAAAACACGGAAGTCTTTTTCGGACCCGGCTCAATTATCTATGGCAGCGACGCCATCGGTGGCGTAATGAGTTTCAGAACCCTTACTCCTCAATTCTCGCAAAATGAAGAACATTTGGTAACCGGAAAGGCCGTAATGCGCTATTCATCTGCCAATAATGAGAAAACCGGCCATTTTGATATCAGTGCCGGCTGGAAAAAATGGGCCTTCACCAGCAGCGTCACCAGCTATGATTACAGCAACCTGCTGATGGGAAGTAAGAATGGACCGGATGAATACCTGAAACCCTATTATGTCCAGCGTATTGACAGTGTTGACCACGTCTTTACCAACGAAAATCAGGAAATTCAAAATCCAACGGCATATACCCAGATCAATTTTATGCAAAAAGTACGTTTCCAACCAAATAAGCACTGGGATATTCAATATGGGTTTCATTATTCCGAAACATCGAACTATTCCCGTTATGACAGGCTGATCGAAACATCGCCGAGCGGTTTGCCTGTTTATGCTGTATGGGATTATGGTCCCCAAAAGTGGATGATGAATTTTCTCGGGATAACCCACGAAAGCGATAACCTTTTTTACAATCAGATGAACTTGAGAATCGCATTTCAAAATTTCGGGGAGAGCCGGATCGACAGACGTCTGAACAATACCAGGCTCCGCACTCAGACCGAAGAAGTTGAAGCACTTTCGATGAATGTTGATTTTGTTAAATTAAGCGGTGACCATAAATTATTCTATGGCTTCGAATATGTCATTAACGATGTGGTCTCTGACGGCAAAGCTCAAAACATAAAAACCGGGGCTCCGATCCGCGTTCCTGACCGTTATCCGGCCTCTACCTGGCAGTCAGCAGGAGTCTATCTGAATTATCAATACCGTTTTTCTGAGAAAACTCTGCTCCAGGCCGGAATGAGGTATTCACATTTCGCCATTGAATCAGACTTTAGCGATCTGCTGGAATTTTACCCGCTGCCTTACAACAAAGTTGAACTGAACAATGATGCCGTTACAGGCAGTGTTGGTGTTGTATTTAAACCCTCTGCAGAATGGACATTGAGCGCTGATGCCTCCACCGGTTTCCGCGCTCCCAATGTTGATGATATCGGGAAAATGTTCGACTTCCAGGCTGGTGACGTTATTGTTCCCAACCCGGAGTTGAAAGCTGAATATGCATATAATGGAGAAATTAACATTGCCCGGATTTTCAATGATAAAGTAAAAATTGATATCACCGGCTTTTATACCCTGCTTGATGATGCAATGGTACGCAGAGAATACACATTAAATGGTCAGGACAGCATCCTTTACAACGGAGAGATGAGTAAAGTTTATGCCATACAGAATGCCGCAAAGGCTAATGTTTACGGTATAAATGCCGGGCTGGAATTCAAACTTGGGCAAGGTTTCGGCATTTCAGGAAGGTTCAATTACCAGCACGGTGAAGAAGAAATGGACGATGGTATGATCAGTCCTTCGCGTCATGCAGCACCCTGGTTTGGAGTGGCAAGGTTAACTTATATCAAAAACAGGATCAACATGCAACTCTACACGATGTTCAGCAACGAAGTGAACTACGAAAACCTGAATCCGGAAGAGCAACAGAAGGATGTGATCTATGCTGAGGATGAAAATGGAAATCCATATTCCCCCAGTTGGCACACCCTGAATTTCAAAGCTATGTACCAGGTTACCGACTATTTATCTGCCAGCGCCGGCCTCGAAAACATCACCGACCAGCGTTACCGGCCTTACA